A part of Tachysurus vachellii isolate PV-2020 chromosome 4, HZAU_Pvac_v1, whole genome shotgun sequence genomic DNA contains:
- the slc25a12 gene encoding calcium-binding mitochondrial carrier protein Aralar1 yields the protein MAAKVQSTKRADPNELKSIFQKYASVVDKDGERFMTPTDFVQKYLGLHTQIHHNPKTVQLLAGVADTTKDGLISFQEFLAFESILCVPDALFIVAFQLFDKTGTGDISFENVRDIFSQTTVHHHIPFNWDCEFIRLHFGHDRTKHLSYLEFTQFLQELQLEHARQAFAQKDKAKTGTISALDFSDIMSTIRHHMLTPFVEENLVSAAGSGTSHMVSFSYFNAFNSLLNNMELIRKIYSTLAGSRKDTLLTKEEFVHAANKFGQITPMEIDILYQLSGLHSQTGRLNLADIDRIAPLEEGALPYHLAEAQKQIHGDAARPVWLQAAESAYRFTLGSIAGATGATAVYPIDLVKTRMQNQRSTGSFVGELMYKNSFDCAKKVLRYEGFFGFYRGLVPQLIGVAPEKAIKLTVNDFVRDKFTEKDGLIPLPAEILAGGCAGASQVIFTNPLEIVKIRLQVAGEITTGPRVSALSVIRDLGFFGLYKGAKACFLRDIPFSAIYFPVYAHTKSMLADEEGRLGPLQLLTAGAIAGVPAASLVTPADVIKTRLQVAARAGQTTYNGVIDCFRKIMREEGFRALWKGAGARVFRSSPQFAVTLVTYELLQRWFYVDFGGHRPSGSEPTPKSRISELPPVNAEHVGGYRLAAATFAGVESKFGLHLPKFKSSGVVSIQPSKEAAS from the exons ATGGCGGCCAAG GTGCAGTCTACCAAAAGGGCTGACCCCAACGAGCTCAAAAGCATCTTCCAAAAG tatGCCAGCGTTGTGGATAAAGATGGTGAGCGCTTTATGACCCCCACTGACTTTGTGCAGAAGTATTTGGGCCTCCATACACAGATCCATCACAACCCCAAAACTGTGCAGCTGCTCGCTGGAGTGGCAGACACCACCAAGGATGG GCTGATTTCATTCCAGGAGTTTTTGGCCTTTGAGTCTATTCTCTGTGTGCCAGATGCCCTCTTCATTGTGGCCTTCCAACTGTTCGATAAAACCGGGACCGGAGACATCTCCTTCG AAAATGTGCGTGATATATTCAGCCAAACAACGGTGCATCACCACATCCCCTTTAACTGGGACTGTGAGTTCATCCGCCTTCACTTCGGCCATGACCGAACCAAACACCTCAGCTACCTGGAGTTCACCCAGTTCCTACAG GAGCTGCAGTTGGAGCATGCCCGGCAGGCATTTGCACAGAAGGACAAAGCCAAAACCGGGACGATCTCTGCCTTGGACTTCAGTGACATCATGTCCACCATCAGACACCACATGCTGACCCCATTTGTTGAGGAAAATCTTGtctca GCAGCAGGAAGCGGGACCTCTCACATGGTCAGCTTCTCCTACTTTAACGCCTTTAACTCACTCCTCAACAACATGGAACTCATTCGAAAAATCTACAGCACGCTCGCCGGCAGCCGCAAAGACACACTCCTCACTAAAG AGGAGTTTGTCCATGCTGCCAATAAGTTTGGTCAGATCACTCCTATGGAGATCGACATCCTGTATCAGCTCTCTGGCCTCCACTCCCAGACTGG GCGTCTGAACCTGGCTGATATTGATCGGATAGCTCCTCTGGAGGAGGGCGCGTTGCCTTATCACCTAGCAGAGGCGCAGAAACAG ATCCACGGTGATGCGGCTCGTCCTGTGTGGCTCCAAGCTGCTGAGTCAGCATATCGCTTCACCCTAGGCTCTATTGCTGGAG caACGGGAGCGACAGCAGTGTACCCTATAGACCTGGTGAAGACGCGGATGCAGAACCAGCGCTCCACTGGCTCCTTTGTAGGAGAGCTTATGTACAAGAACAGCTTCGACTGCGCCAAGAAAGTCCTACGTTACGAGGGCTTCTTCGGCTTCTACAGAG GTCTCGTTCCCCAACTCATTGGTGTGGCTCCAGAGAAAGCTATCAAGCTCACT GTGAACGACTTTGTGAGAGATAAATTCACTGAAAAAGATGGTTTGATCCCTCTCCCTGCTGAGATTCTGGCTGGTGGATGT GCCGGCGCCTCTCAGGTGATTTTCACCAATCCCCTTGAGATTGTAAAGATTCGTCTCCAGGTTGCCGGTGAGATCACCACAGGTCCCAGAGTGAGCGCGCTCAGTGTGATCCGAGACCTGGGTTTCTTCGGCCTCTATAAG GGTGCGAAGGCTTGTTTCCTGCGTGATATTCCCTTTTCTGCAATTTACTTCCCCGTGTATGCTCACACTAAATCAATGCTCGCTGATGAGGAAGGGAGACTCGGGCCGCTGCAGCTGCTCACTGCCGGAGCCATCGCAG GAGTCCCGGCTGCCTCACTGGTCACCCCCGCTGATGTCATCAAAACGCGACTGCAGGTCGCGGCTCGTGCAGGACAGACCACCTACAACGGGGTAATCGACTGTTTCCGTAAGATCATGAGAGAGGAGGGCTTCAGGGCTTTATGGAAAGGAGCTGGAG CTCGTGTTTTCCGCTCATCACCTCAGTTCGCTGTGACCCTGGTGACCTACGAACTCCTGCAGAGATGGTTCTATGTGGACTTCGGTGGACA TCGTCCGTCAGGTTCAGAGCCGACGCCGAAGTCTCGTATCTCTGAGCTCCCCCCGGTGAACGCAGAGCACGTCGGAGGTTACCGGTTGGCCGCCGCTACGTTCGCTGGCGTCGAGAGCAAATTCGGACTCCACCTTCCCAAATTCAAATCATCCGGCGTGGTCAGCATCCAGCCCTCTAAAGAGGCGGCTTCTTAA
- the dync1i2b gene encoding cytoplasmic dynein 1 intermediate chain 2 isoform X4 has product MSDKSELKAELERKKQRLAQIREEKKRKEEERKKKETEGRGEGASPPNDDSDLERKRRETEALLQSMGITDPAMVGTPSETGSQDSVDGAAGTRRGPLRLGMAKLTQVDFPPRELVSYSKETQTPVTAQPKDAEEENEEEDLAAAPAALETPQENEPHNEEEEAPPHELTEEEKQEILHSNDFLMFFDQSSRIVERALSEQVDVCFDYSGRDLQDKEGETQAGTKLSLNRQFTDERWSKHRVVTCLDWSPQYPELLMASYSSNEEAPHEPDGVVLVWNMKYKKTTAEYVFHCQSAVMSAAFAQFHPNLVVGGTYSGQIVLWDNRSNKRTPVQRTPLSASAHTHPVYCVNVIGTQNAHNLISISTDGKMCSWSLDMLSTPQDSLELVFKQSRPVAVTSMAFPLGDVNNFVVGSEDGTVYTACRHGSKAGISEMFEGHHGPVTGLDCHTATGPVDFSHLFVTSSFDWTVKLWSTRNTKPLYSFEDNSDYVYDVMWSPAHPALFACVDGVGHLDLWNLNNETEVPSASVTVEGNPALNRVRWANSGREVAVGDSEGRVHIYDVGEQIAVPRQDEWTSFLKTLSELGENQEEEEDLATQRLAA; this is encoded by the exons ATGTCAGACAAAAGTGAGCTAAAGGCAGAGCTGGAAAGGAAGAAACAGCGTCTTGCTCAGAtcagagaggagaagaagagaaaagaggaagagcgcaagaaaaaagaa ACTGAAGGACGCGGCGAAGGCGCCTCTCCGCCCAATGATGACTCTGAtctggagaggaagaggagggagacCGAGGCTCTGTTGCAGAGCATGGGCATCACAGATCCTGCCATGG TGGGCACTCCGAGTGAAACCGGCAGCCAGGACTCGGTGGACGGCGCCGCTGGAACCAG ACGAGGTCCCCTCAGGCTCGGCATGGCTAAATTGACTCAGGTGGATTTTCCTCCTCGTGAGCTCGTGTCGTACTCTAAAGAGACTCAGACTCCCGTCACCGCTCAGCCTAAAGATG CGGAAGAGGAAAACGAAGAGGAGGATCTGGCAGCGGCGCCGGCTGCTCTCGAGACTCCGCAGGAAAACGAGCCTCacaatgaggaagaggagg CGCCACCTCATGAGCTGACGGAGGAGGAGAAGCAGGAGATCCTACACTCAAATGACTTCCTGATGTTTTTCGATCAGAGCTCTCGCATCGTGGAACGCGCTCTTTCTGAGCAGGTGGACGTCTGCTTCGACTACAGTGGACGAGACCTTCAGGACAAAGAGGG AGAGACTCAGGCTGGCACCAAGCTGTCGCTGAACAGACAGTTTACAGATGAGCGCTGGTCCAAACACAGAGTGGTCACCTGTCTGGACTGGTCACCTCAG taccCAGAGTTGTTGATGGCTTCCTACAGCAGTAATGAAGAAGCTCCTCATGAGCCAGATGGTGTGGTGTTGGTGTGGAACATGAAGTACAAGAAAACAACAGCGGAGTATGTCTTCcactgtcag TCGGCGGTGATGTCCGCAGCTTTTGCGCAGTTTCATCCGAACCTGGTTGTGGGAGGGACGTACTCTGGACAGATCGTCCTGTGGGACAATCGCAGTAACAAGCGGACCCCAGTACAGAGGAcacctctctctgcctctgcaCACACG CACCCGGTGTACTGTGTGAATGTCATTGGGACTCAGAATGCTCACAACCTCATCAGCATCTCTACTGATGGCAAAATGTGCTCCTGGAGCCTAGACATGCTTTCCACGcctcag gacagtCTGGAGCTGGTGTTTAAGCAGTCTAGACCTGTGGCGGTGACATCTATGGCATTTCCTCTGGGTGATGTTAATAACTTTGTGGTGGGCAGTGAGGACGGAACGGTCTATACTGCCTGCAGACacggcag taAAGCAGGGATAAGCGAGATGTTCGAGGGTCATCATGGCCCAGTTACAGGGCTTGACTGCCATACAGCCACCGGACCTGTTGATTTCTCTCACCTGTTTGTGACTTCTTCTTTCGACTGGACCGTCAAGCTGTGGAGCAccagg AACACTAAGCCTCTGTACTCATTCGAGGACAACTCTGACTACGTGTATGACGTCATGTGGTCTCCTGCTCACCCTGCACTCTTTGCCTGCGTCGACGGAGTCGGACACCTTGACTTGTGGAACCTCAACAACGAGACTGAg gtTCCCTCAGCTTCAGTGACAGTAGAGGGGAACCCTGCGCTAAACCGCGTGCGCTGGGCCAATTCTGGCAGAGAGGTTGCCGTCGGTGATTCTGAGGGTCGTGTACACATCTACGACGTAGGagag CAAATCGCCGTGCCGCGGCAGGACGAATGGACCAGCTTCCTTAAAACACTCAGCGAACTCGGAGAGaaccaggaggaggaggaggatctGGCAACCCAGCGCCTTGCTGCCTGA
- the dync1i2b gene encoding dynein, cytoplasmic 1, intermediate chain 2a isoform X2, translated as MSDKSELKAELERKKQRLAQIREEKKRKEEERKKKETEGRGEGASPPNDDSDLERKRRETEALLQSMGITDPAMVGTPSETGSQDSVDGAAGTRTLHWDSDPSTLLLHSDSQHGRGPLRLGMAKLTQVDFPPRELVSYSKETQTPVTAQPKDAEEENEEEDLAAAPAALETPQENEPHNEEEEAPPHELTEEEKQEILHSNDFLMFFDQSSRIVERALSEQVDVCFDYSGRDLQDKEGETQAGTKLSLNRQFTDERWSKHRVVTCLDWSPQYPELLMASYSSNEEAPHEPDGVVLVWNMKYKKTTAEYVFHCQSAVMSAAFAQFHPNLVVGGTYSGQIVLWDNRSNKRTPVQRTPLSASAHTHPVYCVNVIGTQNAHNLISISTDGKMCSWSLDMLSTPQDSLELVFKQSRPVAVTSMAFPLGDVNNFVVGSEDGTVYTACRHGSKAGISEMFEGHHGPVTGLDCHTATGPVDFSHLFVTSSFDWTVKLWSTRNTKPLYSFEDNSDYVYDVMWSPAHPALFACVDGVGHLDLWNLNNETEVPSASVTVEGNPALNRVRWANSGREVAVGDSEGRVHIYDVGEQIAVPRQDEWTSFLKTLSELGENQEEEEDLATQRLAA; from the exons ATGTCAGACAAAAGTGAGCTAAAGGCAGAGCTGGAAAGGAAGAAACAGCGTCTTGCTCAGAtcagagaggagaagaagagaaaagaggaagagcgcaagaaaaaagaa ACTGAAGGACGCGGCGAAGGCGCCTCTCCGCCCAATGATGACTCTGAtctggagaggaagaggagggagacCGAGGCTCTGTTGCAGAGCATGGGCATCACAGATCCTGCCATGG TGGGCACTCCGAGTGAAACCGGCAGCCAGGACTCGGTGGACGGCGCCGCTGGAACCAG gACTCTGCACTGGGATTCTGACCCCTCTACCCTTCTGCTGCATTCAGACTCTCAGCATGG ACGAGGTCCCCTCAGGCTCGGCATGGCTAAATTGACTCAGGTGGATTTTCCTCCTCGTGAGCTCGTGTCGTACTCTAAAGAGACTCAGACTCCCGTCACCGCTCAGCCTAAAGATG CGGAAGAGGAAAACGAAGAGGAGGATCTGGCAGCGGCGCCGGCTGCTCTCGAGACTCCGCAGGAAAACGAGCCTCacaatgaggaagaggagg CGCCACCTCATGAGCTGACGGAGGAGGAGAAGCAGGAGATCCTACACTCAAATGACTTCCTGATGTTTTTCGATCAGAGCTCTCGCATCGTGGAACGCGCTCTTTCTGAGCAGGTGGACGTCTGCTTCGACTACAGTGGACGAGACCTTCAGGACAAAGAGGG AGAGACTCAGGCTGGCACCAAGCTGTCGCTGAACAGACAGTTTACAGATGAGCGCTGGTCCAAACACAGAGTGGTCACCTGTCTGGACTGGTCACCTCAG taccCAGAGTTGTTGATGGCTTCCTACAGCAGTAATGAAGAAGCTCCTCATGAGCCAGATGGTGTGGTGTTGGTGTGGAACATGAAGTACAAGAAAACAACAGCGGAGTATGTCTTCcactgtcag TCGGCGGTGATGTCCGCAGCTTTTGCGCAGTTTCATCCGAACCTGGTTGTGGGAGGGACGTACTCTGGACAGATCGTCCTGTGGGACAATCGCAGTAACAAGCGGACCCCAGTACAGAGGAcacctctctctgcctctgcaCACACG CACCCGGTGTACTGTGTGAATGTCATTGGGACTCAGAATGCTCACAACCTCATCAGCATCTCTACTGATGGCAAAATGTGCTCCTGGAGCCTAGACATGCTTTCCACGcctcag gacagtCTGGAGCTGGTGTTTAAGCAGTCTAGACCTGTGGCGGTGACATCTATGGCATTTCCTCTGGGTGATGTTAATAACTTTGTGGTGGGCAGTGAGGACGGAACGGTCTATACTGCCTGCAGACacggcag taAAGCAGGGATAAGCGAGATGTTCGAGGGTCATCATGGCCCAGTTACAGGGCTTGACTGCCATACAGCCACCGGACCTGTTGATTTCTCTCACCTGTTTGTGACTTCTTCTTTCGACTGGACCGTCAAGCTGTGGAGCAccagg AACACTAAGCCTCTGTACTCATTCGAGGACAACTCTGACTACGTGTATGACGTCATGTGGTCTCCTGCTCACCCTGCACTCTTTGCCTGCGTCGACGGAGTCGGACACCTTGACTTGTGGAACCTCAACAACGAGACTGAg gtTCCCTCAGCTTCAGTGACAGTAGAGGGGAACCCTGCGCTAAACCGCGTGCGCTGGGCCAATTCTGGCAGAGAGGTTGCCGTCGGTGATTCTGAGGGTCGTGTACACATCTACGACGTAGGagag CAAATCGCCGTGCCGCGGCAGGACGAATGGACCAGCTTCCTTAAAACACTCAGCGAACTCGGAGAGaaccaggaggaggaggaggatctGGCAACCCAGCGCCTTGCTGCCTGA
- the dync1i2b gene encoding dynein, cytoplasmic 1, intermediate chain 2a isoform X1 gives MSDKSELKAELERKKQRLAQIREEKKRKEEERKKKETEGRGEGASPPNDDSDLERKRRETEALLQSMGITDPAMVPPPMSPSAKSVGTPSETGSQDSVDGAAGTRTLHWDSDPSTLLLHSDSQHGRGPLRLGMAKLTQVDFPPRELVSYSKETQTPVTAQPKDAEEENEEEDLAAAPAALETPQENEPHNEEEEAPPHELTEEEKQEILHSNDFLMFFDQSSRIVERALSEQVDVCFDYSGRDLQDKEGETQAGTKLSLNRQFTDERWSKHRVVTCLDWSPQYPELLMASYSSNEEAPHEPDGVVLVWNMKYKKTTAEYVFHCQSAVMSAAFAQFHPNLVVGGTYSGQIVLWDNRSNKRTPVQRTPLSASAHTHPVYCVNVIGTQNAHNLISISTDGKMCSWSLDMLSTPQDSLELVFKQSRPVAVTSMAFPLGDVNNFVVGSEDGTVYTACRHGSKAGISEMFEGHHGPVTGLDCHTATGPVDFSHLFVTSSFDWTVKLWSTRNTKPLYSFEDNSDYVYDVMWSPAHPALFACVDGVGHLDLWNLNNETEVPSASVTVEGNPALNRVRWANSGREVAVGDSEGRVHIYDVGEQIAVPRQDEWTSFLKTLSELGENQEEEEDLATQRLAA, from the exons ATGTCAGACAAAAGTGAGCTAAAGGCAGAGCTGGAAAGGAAGAAACAGCGTCTTGCTCAGAtcagagaggagaagaagagaaaagaggaagagcgcaagaaaaaagaa ACTGAAGGACGCGGCGAAGGCGCCTCTCCGCCCAATGATGACTCTGAtctggagaggaagaggagggagacCGAGGCTCTGTTGCAGAGCATGGGCATCACAGATCCTGCCATGG TCCCCCCTCCCATGTCTCCCTCTGCCAAATCAGTGGGCACTCCGAGTGAAACCGGCAGCCAGGACTCGGTGGACGGCGCCGCTGGAACCAG gACTCTGCACTGGGATTCTGACCCCTCTACCCTTCTGCTGCATTCAGACTCTCAGCATGG ACGAGGTCCCCTCAGGCTCGGCATGGCTAAATTGACTCAGGTGGATTTTCCTCCTCGTGAGCTCGTGTCGTACTCTAAAGAGACTCAGACTCCCGTCACCGCTCAGCCTAAAGATG CGGAAGAGGAAAACGAAGAGGAGGATCTGGCAGCGGCGCCGGCTGCTCTCGAGACTCCGCAGGAAAACGAGCCTCacaatgaggaagaggagg CGCCACCTCATGAGCTGACGGAGGAGGAGAAGCAGGAGATCCTACACTCAAATGACTTCCTGATGTTTTTCGATCAGAGCTCTCGCATCGTGGAACGCGCTCTTTCTGAGCAGGTGGACGTCTGCTTCGACTACAGTGGACGAGACCTTCAGGACAAAGAGGG AGAGACTCAGGCTGGCACCAAGCTGTCGCTGAACAGACAGTTTACAGATGAGCGCTGGTCCAAACACAGAGTGGTCACCTGTCTGGACTGGTCACCTCAG taccCAGAGTTGTTGATGGCTTCCTACAGCAGTAATGAAGAAGCTCCTCATGAGCCAGATGGTGTGGTGTTGGTGTGGAACATGAAGTACAAGAAAACAACAGCGGAGTATGTCTTCcactgtcag TCGGCGGTGATGTCCGCAGCTTTTGCGCAGTTTCATCCGAACCTGGTTGTGGGAGGGACGTACTCTGGACAGATCGTCCTGTGGGACAATCGCAGTAACAAGCGGACCCCAGTACAGAGGAcacctctctctgcctctgcaCACACG CACCCGGTGTACTGTGTGAATGTCATTGGGACTCAGAATGCTCACAACCTCATCAGCATCTCTACTGATGGCAAAATGTGCTCCTGGAGCCTAGACATGCTTTCCACGcctcag gacagtCTGGAGCTGGTGTTTAAGCAGTCTAGACCTGTGGCGGTGACATCTATGGCATTTCCTCTGGGTGATGTTAATAACTTTGTGGTGGGCAGTGAGGACGGAACGGTCTATACTGCCTGCAGACacggcag taAAGCAGGGATAAGCGAGATGTTCGAGGGTCATCATGGCCCAGTTACAGGGCTTGACTGCCATACAGCCACCGGACCTGTTGATTTCTCTCACCTGTTTGTGACTTCTTCTTTCGACTGGACCGTCAAGCTGTGGAGCAccagg AACACTAAGCCTCTGTACTCATTCGAGGACAACTCTGACTACGTGTATGACGTCATGTGGTCTCCTGCTCACCCTGCACTCTTTGCCTGCGTCGACGGAGTCGGACACCTTGACTTGTGGAACCTCAACAACGAGACTGAg gtTCCCTCAGCTTCAGTGACAGTAGAGGGGAACCCTGCGCTAAACCGCGTGCGCTGGGCCAATTCTGGCAGAGAGGTTGCCGTCGGTGATTCTGAGGGTCGTGTACACATCTACGACGTAGGagag CAAATCGCCGTGCCGCGGCAGGACGAATGGACCAGCTTCCTTAAAACACTCAGCGAACTCGGAGAGaaccaggaggaggaggaggatctGGCAACCCAGCGCCTTGCTGCCTGA
- the dync1i2b gene encoding cytoplasmic dynein 1 intermediate chain 2 isoform X3 codes for MSDKSELKAELERKKQRLAQIREEKKRKEEERKKKETEGRGEGASPPNDDSDLERKRRETEALLQSMGITDPAMVPPPMSPSAKSVGTPSETGSQDSVDGAAGTRRGPLRLGMAKLTQVDFPPRELVSYSKETQTPVTAQPKDAEEENEEEDLAAAPAALETPQENEPHNEEEEAPPHELTEEEKQEILHSNDFLMFFDQSSRIVERALSEQVDVCFDYSGRDLQDKEGETQAGTKLSLNRQFTDERWSKHRVVTCLDWSPQYPELLMASYSSNEEAPHEPDGVVLVWNMKYKKTTAEYVFHCQSAVMSAAFAQFHPNLVVGGTYSGQIVLWDNRSNKRTPVQRTPLSASAHTHPVYCVNVIGTQNAHNLISISTDGKMCSWSLDMLSTPQDSLELVFKQSRPVAVTSMAFPLGDVNNFVVGSEDGTVYTACRHGSKAGISEMFEGHHGPVTGLDCHTATGPVDFSHLFVTSSFDWTVKLWSTRNTKPLYSFEDNSDYVYDVMWSPAHPALFACVDGVGHLDLWNLNNETEVPSASVTVEGNPALNRVRWANSGREVAVGDSEGRVHIYDVGEQIAVPRQDEWTSFLKTLSELGENQEEEEDLATQRLAA; via the exons ATGTCAGACAAAAGTGAGCTAAAGGCAGAGCTGGAAAGGAAGAAACAGCGTCTTGCTCAGAtcagagaggagaagaagagaaaagaggaagagcgcaagaaaaaagaa ACTGAAGGACGCGGCGAAGGCGCCTCTCCGCCCAATGATGACTCTGAtctggagaggaagaggagggagacCGAGGCTCTGTTGCAGAGCATGGGCATCACAGATCCTGCCATGG TCCCCCCTCCCATGTCTCCCTCTGCCAAATCAGTGGGCACTCCGAGTGAAACCGGCAGCCAGGACTCGGTGGACGGCGCCGCTGGAACCAG ACGAGGTCCCCTCAGGCTCGGCATGGCTAAATTGACTCAGGTGGATTTTCCTCCTCGTGAGCTCGTGTCGTACTCTAAAGAGACTCAGACTCCCGTCACCGCTCAGCCTAAAGATG CGGAAGAGGAAAACGAAGAGGAGGATCTGGCAGCGGCGCCGGCTGCTCTCGAGACTCCGCAGGAAAACGAGCCTCacaatgaggaagaggagg CGCCACCTCATGAGCTGACGGAGGAGGAGAAGCAGGAGATCCTACACTCAAATGACTTCCTGATGTTTTTCGATCAGAGCTCTCGCATCGTGGAACGCGCTCTTTCTGAGCAGGTGGACGTCTGCTTCGACTACAGTGGACGAGACCTTCAGGACAAAGAGGG AGAGACTCAGGCTGGCACCAAGCTGTCGCTGAACAGACAGTTTACAGATGAGCGCTGGTCCAAACACAGAGTGGTCACCTGTCTGGACTGGTCACCTCAG taccCAGAGTTGTTGATGGCTTCCTACAGCAGTAATGAAGAAGCTCCTCATGAGCCAGATGGTGTGGTGTTGGTGTGGAACATGAAGTACAAGAAAACAACAGCGGAGTATGTCTTCcactgtcag TCGGCGGTGATGTCCGCAGCTTTTGCGCAGTTTCATCCGAACCTGGTTGTGGGAGGGACGTACTCTGGACAGATCGTCCTGTGGGACAATCGCAGTAACAAGCGGACCCCAGTACAGAGGAcacctctctctgcctctgcaCACACG CACCCGGTGTACTGTGTGAATGTCATTGGGACTCAGAATGCTCACAACCTCATCAGCATCTCTACTGATGGCAAAATGTGCTCCTGGAGCCTAGACATGCTTTCCACGcctcag gacagtCTGGAGCTGGTGTTTAAGCAGTCTAGACCTGTGGCGGTGACATCTATGGCATTTCCTCTGGGTGATGTTAATAACTTTGTGGTGGGCAGTGAGGACGGAACGGTCTATACTGCCTGCAGACacggcag taAAGCAGGGATAAGCGAGATGTTCGAGGGTCATCATGGCCCAGTTACAGGGCTTGACTGCCATACAGCCACCGGACCTGTTGATTTCTCTCACCTGTTTGTGACTTCTTCTTTCGACTGGACCGTCAAGCTGTGGAGCAccagg AACACTAAGCCTCTGTACTCATTCGAGGACAACTCTGACTACGTGTATGACGTCATGTGGTCTCCTGCTCACCCTGCACTCTTTGCCTGCGTCGACGGAGTCGGACACCTTGACTTGTGGAACCTCAACAACGAGACTGAg gtTCCCTCAGCTTCAGTGACAGTAGAGGGGAACCCTGCGCTAAACCGCGTGCGCTGGGCCAATTCTGGCAGAGAGGTTGCCGTCGGTGATTCTGAGGGTCGTGTACACATCTACGACGTAGGagag CAAATCGCCGTGCCGCGGCAGGACGAATGGACCAGCTTCCTTAAAACACTCAGCGAACTCGGAGAGaaccaggaggaggaggaggatctGGCAACCCAGCGCCTTGCTGCCTGA